GAACGCGTGCCCAGGTTGCGCCCGTCGCGGAAACTGAGCAGCAGCACGCAGGCCTGGCTGGATTGCGTGGCGCACGCCAGCACGTCCAGATCGGCGGCGCGCCCGTCCACGTACTGGCGGTTCTGCATGCTGCGCAGCGAGGAGAGCAGATCGCGCAGACGGGCGGCACGCTCGAATTCGAGCGCCTCGCTGGCCTGCTGCATCGAGTGCATGATTTCTTCGCCGAGCTGGTCGCTCTTGCCTTCCAGGAACATGGTGGCGCGACGCACCGCTTCTTGGTAATCCTGCGCCGCCACCAGATCCACGCACGGCGCACTGCAGCGCCCGATCTGGTACTGCAGGCACGGCCGCGAGCGATTGCGGAACACGCTGTCCTCGCAGCTGCGCAGCTTGAACAATTTGTGCATCAGGTTGAGCGTTTCGCGCACGGCGGTGACGCCGGCATACGGGCCGAAGTAGCGCCCGTTCACCGCGCGCGGACCACGGTGCAGCGCAATGCGCGGCCAGTCTTCGCGGGTCAGCAACACGTAGGGATAGCTTTTGTCGTCGCGCAGGGACACGTTGTAGCGCGGCGACAACGACTTGATCAGCTGGTTTTCCAGCAGCAGCGCTTCGGCCTCGCTGCGAGTGACGGTCACGTCCATGCGCGCGACCTGCGACAGCATCGAAGTCAGGCGTGCGTTCTTGGGCGTGCCGTTGAAATAGCTGCCCACGCGCTTGCGCAACGCGCCGGCCTTGCCGACATACAGCAGGCTGTCGTCGGCCGCATACATGCGGTAGACACCGGGTGCGGTGCTCAGGCGGGCGGCGAAGGCCTTCCCGTCGAAATCAGCTTGTGGCCTTGCGCTCATTCGTCTATCGAAACATCACTCAATGCGCCTGTTGCCAGGTCGTAACGCAGCACGGCGTGCGCGTCGGTTTCGGCGATCCACACCGCGCCGCCGGCAACCGCCAGCCCGGCCGGGCCATGCAGGCGCCGCGGCAGGGCGACCGTGGTCAGCTCGCCGCCGCCCAGGCGCAGGCAACGCAAGCGGCCATTGCCGGTGTCGGCCACCCACAACATCGGCGAATCGGCGGCCAGTGCAATTGCCTGCGGAAACTGCAGGCGTGCGGCGCTACGTGGACCATCATCTTCACCGAACTGCCAGGTGCCCTGCCCACCAACCAGGGTCTGCACCAGGTCGCCACGCAATTGCATGGTGCGGATCGACGACCCCAACCCATCGCAGACGTAGGCCACCTGCTGGACCGCGGCCAGGCCTGCCGGCTGTGCGAAAGCAGCGAGATGGCCGCTGCCGTCGCGGATTTCAAGGGAGCCGGTGCCGGCGCGCGCACTCAGCGCGGCGCGGCCCAGGTGATAGCTCCAGATGCGGTTGTCGCCGGCCATCGCGATCAACAGCTGGTTATCGGCAACCGCAAGCCCTTGCGGGTAGTTCAGCGGCGACGCGCCTGCACTGGCGAGCGGGCCTTCGATCGGCTCGCCGCTGCGCCCGGTGCCGCACAAGGTGTCGACCTGGCCGCTGCGCAGGTTGATCCGCCGCAAGGCGTGGTTGCCCGTATCCGCCACATAGAGTTCTTCGCGCTCGAGCGCCAGGCCCTGCGGGCGCCGAAATGCGGCTTCGCCCACGCCGCCATCGATGAGGTCGGCATTGCCGTGGCCGAACTGACGCAGCACGCGGCCGCTGTGGGTGCATTCGAGGATGCGGTGGTGTCCGGTGTCGGCGATATACAGCCGGTCTTCGGTCGCCGCCAGGCCGGTGGGGAAGCGCAACGCCAGGCGCGGCTCAGGGTCGCGCTCAGCCACGCCGTGCAGATCGGCATCGGACGGCGGCTGCTGGCCTTCGCACAACGCGGCCAGTGCCTTGTCGAGATCGCCGGTGACACCGACCAGCCGCTGCCGCTCGCGGCCATAGGCATCGAGCAACACCAGGGTGGGCCAGGATTCGATTCCGAAACGGCGCCAGGTTTCCCAGTCCTTGTCGAGCAGGATCGGCGCACTGACGCCATGCCCACGCAACTGCTTGAGCGAGCGCTGTGGCATGCGTTCGCTATCGAAGCGCGGCACCTGCACCACGATCACCTGCAGCCGGCCGGGGCTGCGCGCCTGCCAGCGCGCAAGCTCGGCCAGCCGCTCCGCGCACCACACAGAACTGGCATTGACGAACGCCAGCACGAGCGCGCGGCCGCGATGCTCCTGCAAGGTGGAGGGCCTGGCGTTGAGCCAGGTGGGAAATTCCGGCAGTTCCTGGGTGAGCTGGGCAGTCATGCAGTGATTATGCCCAAGCCCGGTCAGCCGCGGGTGAGTCTGGCCACGGTCTGGCGCGCGGCGGTATCGACCAGCCGCCACGCCAGTTCGAACTCCTGCTTGCCGCCGGTGTACGGGTCGGGGATATCGCTGCGCTCGTCCACGCCGGCCCACGGCAACCACAGCGCAACCTTGTCGCGCAGCGAAGCGGGTGCAAGCCGCTGCAGATTGCGCAGATTGCTGGCGTCCGCACACAGCAGCCAATCGAAGCGTTCGAAATCGGCCAGCTGCACCTGACGCGCGCGCAATCCTGAGATGTCCACATCGTGACCGCGTGCGCAGCGGATGGCACGCGCATCCGGTGGTTCACCGGCATGCCAATCGCCGGTGCCGGCCGAATCCACTTCCATGCGGCGTGCCAGCGGCGAGGTGTCCAGACGCGCGCGCAAGGCACCCTCGCCCATCGGCGAGCGACAGATATTGCCCAGGCAGACGACCAACAGCCTCATGCAGACGCCAGTTGCGCTTGCGCGCGCTGCAGGTCTTCCGGCGTATCGATGCCGGGTGGGAACTGCTCAGGCGTCAGCGCCACCGCGATGCGGTAGCCGGCTTCCAGCACACGCAGCTGCTCCAGCGATTCGATGCGCTCCAGCGTGCCCGGCGGCATGGCCGCGAACTGCTGCAGAAACCCGGCGCGGTAGGCGTAGATGCCGATATGCCGCAGCCAGTGATTGCCGGCCGGTACAGCATCGCGCTGGGCGGCAAAACTGTCGCGATGCCACGGAATCGGCGCACGGCTGAAGTACAACGCATCGCCATGGGCGTTGCGCACCAGCTTCACCACATTGGGATCGAACAGGTCGTGTGCGCTGTCCACCGGCGCGGCGAGCGTGGCCATCTCCGCGCCGGAGCGCTGCAGCACCTGGGCCACTGCACGAATGCCGGCAGCCGGTGCGAACGGTTCGTCGCCCTGCAGGTTCACCACACAGGTGGCCGCATCCCAGCCGGCAATCCGCGCGCACTCGGCCAGCCGGTCGGTGCCGGACAGATGCACGCTGCTGGTCATCGCCACACGCACGCCGGCCAGGCCCTGGATGGCCTCCGCAATGCGGGCATCGTCGGTGGCCACCCAGACCTCACGGGCACCGGCCGCCAGCGCACGCTCGGCCACGTGCTGGATCATGGGGCGATCGCCGATCAGCTGCAGCGGCTTGCCGGGCAACCGGGTGGAGGCATAGCGCGCCGGGACGGCCACCACGAAGGCGCTGGACGCGTCGTCCGACGCGATGGGAGACGCTGCAGAAACTGATTGCACGGTGTCCTCGCTGGTTGGAAAGGATGGAGGCTGCATCGACCGGCCGTTATCTCGCTGCTGCAGAGGCGCGGCCGACGCCGTCAGGCATCGGAATGGCGGCTGGCTAGCTTGTCCAGGCGATCGAGCAGACTCACCCAGAACGCCGCCGGCAGCTCCGCCTTCAACGGCACGCTGTACAGCCACTCGTCGGCGAAGGGCCGACACTTCACCGCGTCCTTTTCGGTCATCAGCACCGGCAGGCGGCTGCCGAAGCTGAAGTCCTGCGCGCGGTAGACATGATGATCGGGAAACGCATGCGGCACCACGCCGATGCCGCGTGCGCGCAGCATCGCGAAAAACCGCTCCGGGTGCGCAATCCCGGCCACGGCATGCACGCGTTGCCCAGCCAGCGAGGCAAGTGGCCGTGCACGTTTGCCATCCATGGGCTGCACGCTGTCGATGCTCAGACGCATCTGCCATTCGCCGAACCCGGCATCGGTATCGGCCACTGGCGTGCCGACCACCGGTATCACTGCATCGCTGCCCTGGCCCAGATTCACCACGCGGAAATCGCACTCGCGCGCACGCGCTGCGGGTTCGCGCAATGGCCCGGCGGGCAGCATGCGTCCGTTGCCATAACGGCGCTGGCCGTCGACGACTTCGATTTCGACATCGCGTGCCAGCCGGTAATGCTGCAGCCCGTCGTCGCACACGATGATGTCGCAGCCGGCCTCGACCAGGGCACGCGCCGCGGCCAGACGATCAGTGTCCACGCGCACGCGCGCGCCGGTTTTCCAGGCGATCAGCACCGGTTCGTCGCCG
The nucleotide sequence above comes from Xanthomonas campestris pv. campestris str. ATCC 33913. Encoded proteins:
- a CDS encoding nhl repeat protein, with the protein product MTAQLTQELPEFPTWLNARPSTLQEHRGRALVLAFVNASSVWCAERLAELARWQARSPGRLQVIVVQVPRFDSERMPQRSLKQLRGHGVSAPILLDKDWETWRRFGIESWPTLVLLDAYGRERQRLVGVTGDLDKALAALCEGQQPPSDADLHGVAERDPEPRLALRFPTGLAATEDRLYIADTGHHRILECTHSGRVLRQFGHGNADLIDGGVGEAAFRRPQGLALEREELYVADTGNHALRRINLRSGQVDTLCGTGRSGEPIEGPLASAGASPLNYPQGLAVADNQLLIAMAGDNRIWSYHLGRAALSARAGTGSLEIRDGSGHLAAFAQPAGLAAVQQVAYVCDGLGSSIRTMQLRGDLVQTLVGGQGTWQFGEDDGPRSAARLQFPQAIALAADSPMLWVADTGNGRLRCLRLGGGELTTVALPRRLHGPAGLAVAGGAVWIAETDAHAVLRYDLATGALSDVSIDE
- a CDS encoding low molecular weight protein-tyrosine-phosphatase, translated to MRLLVVCLGNICRSPMGEGALRARLDTSPLARRMEVDSAGTGDWHAGEPPDARAIRCARGHDVDISGLRARQVQLADFERFDWLLCADASNLRNLQRLAPASLRDKVALWLPWAGVDERSDIPDPYTGGKQEFELAWRLVDTAARQTVARLTRG
- the kdsB gene encoding 3-deoxy-manno-octulosonate cytidylyltransferase — encoded protein: MQSVSAASPIASDDASSAFVVAVPARYASTRLPGKPLQLIGDRPMIQHVAERALAAGAREVWVATDDARIAEAIQGLAGVRVAMTSSVHLSGTDRLAECARIAGWDAATCVVNLQGDEPFAPAAGIRAVAQVLQRSGAEMATLAAPVDSAHDLFDPNVVKLVRNAHGDALYFSRAPIPWHRDSFAAQRDAVPAGNHWLRHIGIYAYRAGFLQQFAAMPPGTLERIESLEQLRVLEAGYRIAVALTPEQFPPGIDTPEDLQRAQAQLASA
- the lpxK gene encoding tetraacyldisaccharide 4'-kinase; the encoded protein is MSKRGARTPGYWYDNTPIPLPARMLAPVYGAVTAVRRSLYRRGWLKRHGVPVPVVVIGNVTAGGTGKTPLTITLVSRLQQAGWTPGVASRGYGRDDAGTARWVDADTPVALGGDEPVLIAWKTGARVRVDTDRLAAARALVEAGCDIIVCDDGLQHYRLARDVEIEVVDGQRRYGNGRMLPAGPLREPAARARECDFRVVNLGQGSDAVIPVVGTPVADTDAGFGEWQMRLSIDSVQPMDGKRARPLASLAGQRVHAVAGIAHPERFFAMLRARGIGVVPHAFPDHHVYRAQDFSFGSRLPVLMTEKDAVKCRPFADEWLYSVPLKAELPAAFWVSLLDRLDKLASRHSDA